Proteins encoded within one genomic window of Balaenoptera musculus isolate JJ_BM4_2016_0621 chromosome 12, mBalMus1.pri.v3, whole genome shotgun sequence:
- the PRSS35 gene encoding inactive serine protease 35 yields METMLFWLILFTLGRTPIDGSEMERDFMWHLRKIPRLVSERTFHLTSPTFEADAKMVLNQACGIECQKELPAPNLSDLEDSLSYETVFENGTRTLTRVKVQGWVPEPHENLTAQGAPVRRRRHVYGTDSRFSILDKRFLTNFPFNTAVKLSTGCSGILVSPNHVLTAAHCVHDGNDYIKGSKKLRVGLLKMRNKGSGKKHRGSRRSRREARGGDGREGSRESLKERAKAGRRRKESARGQRAADGMPSFQWTRVKNTHIPKGWARGGRGDAALDYDYALLELKRAHKKKYMELGISPTIKKLPGGMIHFSGFDHDRADQLVYRFCSVSDESNDLLYQYCDAESGSTGSGVYLRLKDPDRKRWKRKIIAVYSGHQWVDINGVQKDYNVAVRITPLKYAQICLWMHGDDASCTYG; encoded by the coding sequence atggaaacGATGCTGTTTTGGTTGATACTTTTCACCCTTGGGCGGACTCCCATCGATGGATCTGAAATGGAACGGGATTTTATGTGGCACTTGAGAAAAATACCCCGGCTTGTCAGTGAAAGGACCTTCCATCTCACCAGCCCCACCTTTGAAGCAGACGCTAAGATGGTGTTAAATCAAGCGTGTGGCATCGAATGCCAGAAAGAACTCCCGGCTCCCAACCTTTCTGACCTGGAAGACTCTCTCTCATATGAGACTGTCTTTGAGAACGGCACCCGAACCTTGACCAGAGTGAAAGTTCAAGGTTGGGTCCCCGAGCCACATGAAAATCTCACTGCACAGGGAGCACCTGTGAGGAGAAGGAGACACGTGTACGGCACTGACAGCAGGTTCAGCATCTTGGACAAGAGATTCTTAACCAATTTCCCTTTCAATACGGCCGTGAAGCTCTCCACGGGCTGCAGTGGTATCCTCGTCTCCCCCAACCACGTCCTAACAGCTGCCCATTGTGTCCACGATGGAAACGACTACATCAAAGGCAGCAAAAAGCTAAGGGTAGGGTTGTTGAAGATGAGAAATAAAGGTAGTGGCAAGAAACACAGAGGttccaggaggagcaggagggaagcAAGGGGTGGTGATGGAAGAGAGGGTAGCAGAGAGAGTCTGAAGGAGAGAGCCAAGGCcggaagaaggagaaaggaatcgGCTCGGGGTCAGAGAGCTGCTGATGGGATGCCCTCCTTCCAGTGGACCCGGGTCAAGAACACCCACATCCCCAAAGGCTGGGctagaggagggaggggagacgcGGCCTTGGATTATGACTACGCCCTTCTGGAGCTGAAGCGTGCtcacaaaaagaaatacatggaGCTGGGAATCAGTCCCACCATCAAGAAGCTGCCAGGCGGGATGATCCACTTCTCAGGATTTGATCACGACAGGGCAGATCAGTTAGTCTACCGGTTTTGCAGTGTGTCCGATGAATCCAATGATCTTCTCTATCAATACTGCGATGCCGAGTCGGGCTCCACTGGCTCTGGGGTCTATCTGCGTCTGAAAGATCCAGACAGAAAGAGATGGAAACGCAAAATCATCGCGGTCTATTCCGGCCACCAGTGGGTGGACATAAACGGTGTTCAGAAGGACTACAACGTGGCCGTGCGCATCACGCCCCTCAAGTACGCCCAGATCTGCCTCTGGATGCACGGGGATGACGCCAGTTGCACCTACGGCTAA